In Cytophagales bacterium, the following are encoded in one genomic region:
- a CDS encoding serine hydrolase domain-containing protein encodes MNKTSLSLLILTAIIACQSKPDRKQMISEELNQVYQDYELMGMSVALIAKGQLYYSGSFGYENVLPGDPMTPETYVRIASISKMYTALAVMTLWEKGLLDLDTPASVYLGWELKHPVFPEQPITLRHLMDHRSGIRDGTGYGNFLRNMIDKEADIRSLFQVDGAYYTEDMFANEPPGVYFSYTNCTWGLIASMIENVSGQRFDLYCKENLFKPMGVRSSFNVMDLEPEEIAPLFRTDSSGLRQAQVDDFSSKAPVERSYPNYQPGQNGLIYGPQGSLRTSLNDLWVTANMFMNEGKANGNQIIKPATLSYFQQDQWTYDGENGDTWGNFWHAYTKGMHFIQNKANGDIIFPDRILWGHPGIAYGLLSDFYIDLETRSGVIFFTSGSQQEFEYAEGSSFYEVETDVFKVLYPHLQAIESAP; translated from the coding sequence ATGAATAAGACATCCTTATCATTGCTGATATTGACAGCAATAATCGCTTGTCAAAGTAAGCCGGATCGGAAACAAATGATTTCCGAAGAACTCAACCAGGTCTATCAGGACTATGAACTTATGGGTATGTCTGTGGCACTTATAGCCAAAGGTCAATTGTATTATTCCGGCAGCTTTGGTTATGAAAACGTATTGCCTGGTGACCCAATGACACCAGAGACATACGTTCGAATCGCATCAATTTCAAAAATGTATACGGCACTGGCAGTGATGACCTTATGGGAAAAGGGATTGCTCGACCTGGATACACCTGCTTCAGTTTATTTAGGCTGGGAACTCAAACATCCTGTATTTCCGGAACAGCCAATCACCCTAAGGCACCTGATGGATCATCGTTCAGGGATTAGAGATGGTACGGGATATGGTAATTTCCTCCGAAATATGATTGATAAAGAGGCCGATATACGATCACTATTTCAAGTGGACGGTGCGTACTACACGGAGGATATGTTTGCAAATGAGCCTCCTGGTGTGTATTTCAGCTATACGAACTGTACCTGGGGCTTAATTGCCAGTATGATAGAGAACGTCAGTGGGCAGCGTTTTGATCTTTACTGTAAAGAAAACCTGTTCAAACCCATGGGTGTGCGTAGCTCCTTTAATGTCATGGACCTTGAACCGGAAGAAATAGCTCCTCTCTTTCGAACAGATTCCTCTGGGCTTCGGCAGGCACAGGTGGATGATTTTTCGTCAAAAGCTCCTGTAGAGCGTTCCTACCCCAATTACCAACCCGGTCAAAATGGTCTGATCTACGGTCCTCAGGGCAGCTTACGTACCTCGTTGAACGATCTTTGGGTTACGGCCAATATGTTTATGAATGAAGGAAAAGCCAATGGAAATCAAATCATAAAACCAGCCACCCTGTCGTATTTCCAACAAGATCAATGGACCTATGATGGAGAGAACGGAGACACCTGGGGCAATTTCTGGCATGCTTATACCAAAGGCATGCATTTCATTCAGAATAAGGCAAACGGGGACATCATCTTCCCTGACCGAATACTCTGGGGGCATCCGGGAATTGCTTATGGCTTGCTGAGTGATTTTTACATCGATCTGGAAACAAGATCCGGAGTGATCTTTTTCACCAGTGGCAGCCAACAGGAATTCGAATATGCGGAAGGATCCAGCTTTTATGAAGTAGAAACAGATGTATTTAAGGTGCTTTATCCGCATTTACAAGCCATAGAATCAGCACCTTAA
- a CDS encoding patatin-like phospholipase family protein: MNYSLSLSGGGFRASAYSHGAFLLLQELDLLKNVHILSSVSGGSITASMYSIYGDEFSEFSKRLDDVHQKDQLIRRAYDVIENHEIKVPSQRENIITAFAEVYDQDLFERTTFGALWTDRKPDHLKDVIINSTEFKNGTCFRFQYGGGRNGNKHFTIPRKLAKQIRMADILAASSCFPGAFEPLSLPKDFRMDKEVSQQISDKIELRTSRQAHKIPPGHPEAQKLATALQEEEKANSNKTGQKKENPPSRQVDELALMDGGIYDNQGIESVLLANKRDREDKTDMMIIVDVSSSNNNIYDPPVYKPGKKPSIQLNWLIGLVVAGLSAFLWLPAISFFKLTALIDLNTLPIQEREGLAFVWNWSLAYVIGLSVLTVLFLLGLNFFLKTLRQLKKQYPSAITYGLKTLGSRRLKPFSDMVNGRISSLFAINTEIFLSRAREQVYEDALESPELRGKVVPAILDRFHLFETARKPNFLTGMANRLPPEAILDPEDPNHMQIVRICNRAGEMPTTLWFENNTDKKPKLVAAGYIILCHALIEHFYKISKKQERLNSDDQAIYDRLLNLWKSIIDDPYALARKHEVAM; the protein is encoded by the coding sequence ATGAATTACTCGCTTTCTCTCTCTGGTGGCGGCTTTCGGGCATCTGCTTATAGTCACGGAGCATTTCTACTACTACAGGAACTGGACTTATTAAAGAACGTCCACATTTTATCTTCCGTCTCTGGTGGTTCTATTACCGCTTCAATGTATTCCATTTACGGTGATGAATTCTCTGAATTCAGTAAGCGACTGGATGATGTCCATCAAAAAGACCAGTTGATCAGACGGGCATATGATGTAATCGAAAACCACGAGATAAAAGTACCGTCACAACGAGAAAATATCATCACGGCCTTCGCGGAGGTCTACGATCAGGATCTTTTTGAACGAACCACATTTGGAGCATTATGGACTGATCGTAAGCCAGATCATTTAAAGGACGTGATCATCAACTCTACAGAGTTTAAAAACGGAACCTGTTTTAGGTTTCAGTATGGGGGAGGCAGAAATGGGAATAAACACTTCACGATTCCCCGTAAGCTGGCTAAACAGATCAGAATGGCAGATATACTAGCGGCTTCTTCTTGTTTTCCTGGTGCCTTTGAGCCTCTTTCTTTACCGAAGGACTTCCGGATGGATAAAGAGGTCAGCCAGCAAATCAGTGATAAGATAGAATTAAGGACGAGTCGTCAGGCGCATAAGATACCACCAGGGCATCCAGAGGCACAGAAGTTAGCAACTGCTTTACAAGAAGAAGAGAAGGCTAATAGCAATAAAACAGGGCAGAAAAAAGAAAATCCACCGTCAAGACAGGTTGATGAACTGGCATTGATGGATGGCGGTATCTATGATAATCAAGGCATTGAAAGTGTACTTCTGGCCAATAAGCGGGATAGAGAAGACAAAACAGACATGATGATCATTGTGGATGTTTCTTCCTCGAATAATAACATCTATGATCCACCAGTTTACAAACCCGGGAAAAAACCTTCTATACAACTAAATTGGCTGATAGGATTAGTTGTCGCAGGCCTTTCGGCTTTTCTCTGGTTACCCGCTATTTCCTTCTTTAAATTAACTGCCCTGATTGACCTGAATACACTACCGATACAAGAGCGTGAAGGACTTGCATTTGTCTGGAATTGGTCTTTGGCATATGTCATTGGCCTAAGTGTATTGACGGTTCTTTTCTTATTAGGGTTGAATTTCTTCCTCAAGACATTAAGGCAATTGAAAAAGCAATATCCCTCGGCCATTACCTACGGTTTAAAAACATTGGGTTCACGAAGGTTAAAACCATTTTCAGATATGGTTAATGGCCGTATCTCATCACTGTTTGCCATTAATACGGAGATCTTTTTAAGCAGGGCCAGGGAGCAGGTGTATGAAGATGCGCTTGAATCCCCTGAGCTAAGAGGAAAAGTAGTTCCAGCCATTCTTGACCGCTTTCATCTATTCGAAACGGCTAGAAAACCCAATTTTCTGACAGGCATGGCCAACCGTTTACCCCCTGAGGCGATCCTTGATCCGGAAGATCCGAATCACATGCAAATCGTGAGAATTTGTAATCGCGCTGGTGAAATGCCAACCACTTTGTGGTTCGAGAACAATACAGATAAGAAACCCAAGTTAGTGGCAGCTGGCTACATCATCTTATGTCATGCCTTGATCGAACATTTTTACAAGATATCGAAGAAACAAGAAAGGCTTAATAGCGATGATCAAGCAATCTATGATCGCCTGCTTAACCTCTGGAAATCGATTATTGATGATCCTTATGCGCTTGCCAGGAAACATGAAGTAGCAATGTAG